Proteins from a single region of Punica granatum isolate Tunisia-2019 chromosome 8, ASM765513v2, whole genome shotgun sequence:
- the LOC116187763 gene encoding protein TRANSPORT INHIBITOR RESPONSE 1-like: MAYSFPEEVLEHVFSFLSSERDRNAVSLVCKSWYDIDRWSRRRVFIGNCYAVSPGTVVRRFPEVRSIEIKGKPHFADFNLVPEGWGGFVLPWIAAMAGSYPWLEEIRLKRMVVTDHCLELISKSFKNFKVLVLNSCEGFSTDGLAAIASNCRNLRELDLRESEVDDLSGHWLSHFPDTYTSLVSLNISCLASEVSISALERLVGRCPNLRSLRLNRAVPLDRLAGLLRRAPQLVELGTGTYTAELRPDVLSSLSGAFSGLKELRSLSGFWDVVPAYLPAAYSVCSGITSLNLSYATIQNPDLTKLVSQCPNLQQLWVLDYIEDSGLEALAASCKDLQELRVFPSEPFVAEANVALTEQGLVSVSEGCPKLHSVLYFCRQMTNAALISIAQNRPNFTRFRLCIIEPRSPDYLTLQPLDVGFGAIVEHCKGLRRLSLAGLLTDRVFELIGTHAKKLEMLSVAFAGDSDLGLHHVLSGCESLRKLEIMDCPFGDKALLSNVEKLETMRSLWMSTCSVSFGACRLLGRKMQRLNVEVIDESGDRPETRPDNCLVEKLYVYRSVAGPRLDKPNYVWSMEEESPELIRS; encoded by the exons ATGGCGTACTCGTTCCCGGAAGAGGTGCTGGAGCACGTGTTCTCGTTCCTCAGCTCCGAGAGGGACCGGAACGCGGTGTCCCTGGTCTGCAAGTCCTGGTACGACATCGACCGGTGGTCCCGCCGCCGGGTCTTCATAGGGAACTGCTATGCCGTCAGCCCGGGCACGGTGGTCCGCCGCTTCCCGGAGGTCAGATCCATAGAGATCAAGGGGAAGCCCCACTTCGCGGACTTCAACCTGGTCCCCGAGGGCTGGGGCGGATTCGTCCTCCCCTGGATCGCTGCCATGGCGGGGTCCTACCCCTGGCTCGAGGAGATCCGCCTCAAGCGGATGGTCGTCACCGACCACTGCCTCGAGCTCATATCCAAGTCCTTCAAGAACTTCAAGGTCTTGGTTCTCAACTCCTGCGAGGGCTTCTCCACTGATGGGCTTGCCGCCATCGCTTCAAATTGCAG GAACTTGAGGGAGCTCGATCTGCGGGAGAGTGAAGTGGACGACCTAAGCGGGCACTGGCTCAGTCACTTTCCCGACACATATACGTCGCTTGTGTCCCTCAATATCTCCTGTCTGGCCTCTGAGGTGAGCATCTCCGCGCTTGAGCGCCTTGTGGGTCGCTGCCCCAACCTCAGGTCCCTCCGTCTCAACCGAGCGGTCCCACTCGACCGGCTAGCTGGTCTGCTTCGCCGTGCACCGCAGCTTGTCGAGTTGGGCACTGGCACTTACACTGCAGAGCTAAGGCCTGATGTTCTCTCGAGCTTATCAGGGGCCTTCTCGGGTCTTAAGGAGCTGAGGAGCCTCTCAGGATTCTGGGATGTGGTCCCTGCTTACCTTCCTGCGGCTTACTCTGTTTGCTCTGGGATAACATCGTTGAACTTGAGTTACGCCACTATTCAGAACCCCGACCTCACAAAGCTCGTCAGTCAATGTCCCAATTTACAACAGCTCTGG GTGCTGGACTACATTGAAGACAGTGGACTGGAAGCCCTAGCAGCCTCCTGCAAGGACCTTCAAGAGCTAAGGGTATTCCCGTCTGAACCATTTGTTGCGGAGGCCAACGTCGCTTTAACTGAGCAGGGTCTTGTCTCAGTCTCGGAGGGCTGCCCTAAGCTTCACTCAGTCCTATACTTCTGCAGGCAGATGACCAATGCTGCCCTAATTTCCATAGCCCAAAATCGCCCCAACTTTACCAGGTTCCGTCTCTGCATCATTGAGCCCCGATCCCCGGACTATCTAACTCTTCAACCCCTTGACGTGGGCTTCGGGGCTATTGTCGAGCATTGCAAGGGCCTCCGTCGGCTGTCCCTCGCGGGCCTCCTTACAGACCGTGTCTTTGAGCTCATCGGGACCCATGCTAAAAAGCTTGAAATGCTGTCGGTGGCTTTCGCCGGGGACAGCGATCTGGGCCTTCACCACGTGTTATCTGGCTGTGAGAGCCTGAGGAAGCTTGAGATCATGGACTGCCCTTTTGGGGACAAGGCCCTGCTGTCGAATGTGGAGAAGCTCGAGACAATGCGATCCCTTTGGATGTCCACATGCTCGGTGAGCTTTGGGGCATGCAGGCTCCTGGGCCGGAAGATGCAGAGGCTTAACGTCGAGGTCATCGATGAGAGTGGGGACCGGCCCGAAACCAGGCCCGACAACTGCCTTGTTGAAAAGCTCTATGTCTATAGGTCCGTCGCTGGCCCTAGGCTTGACAAGCCCAACTATGTCTGGTCTATGGAGGAGGAAAGTCCCGAACTGATTCGATCCTAA